The genomic region GAAGTCTTTGACGAAGATTTACTACAAAAAATGTGGGTATATGATAAAGATGAAGATGTTAGAGGAGCGATATTTGATTTGCTATCGGAAGATCAAAAAGGTCAGATTGTACGATTTAACTCAAAAATACGGGAAGAAGAAAAAGCCAGAAGTCGCGCCTTAATGTCGGACGAGGAAAAGAGAAAAGAACAGGAATGGTGGGATAATTATAATGCCGATCCAACACCACGCTTTTTCGGGAATATGGGGGAACCGGATACCGTAACCGGCTATATTTTAAAATATGGTTTTAATCCCATAACACGCGAACCGGAAACTATTGAAAGTTTTAATCAAAAGTATACCATCGATCCCAAAACAGGCGATCCTATTCCAAAAGAAAACCAGGAATAGTACCTGTACCTATTGCTTATAGTTGAACACCAGTAATAAATTGTAAAAACCACAACACAAAAAGTTGTGGTTTTTATTTTTTAATAGCTTTTGTTAGATTTAAAACAGGAAAGTCCATAAAAGATAATAATATATTGCATTTTTAATATACAAAATATACCGTATTTAAAAACTTTGAGTATTTTTATGACATTCAAAATAGCGGTAAATACTTACAAACCGCAGACGATGATCAAATAGCGTAAAGGAATTATTACCGAATAACCCTTTAAATCGGAAGGGCGTAATCCCGGAGCAGTTTTACAACAAGTTTAGTCAACCAAATACCTTAAAATATGGATTTCCAACAAGAACTCGATGCCATTTTTGAGATCATAAAAGACACGCTTCCCACTGGCGTGACGTTCACTTGCTATAGCATTCCTTCCTATTCCGGTCGCGGAACAACGGGTAAGTCCTATTTTGCCCTTATCGACGGAAAGGTAAATCGCGAAGCAATTCCCGATGCGTTGAATCACGACCGCGAACATCGCAATAATGAGATCAATCAACGTGTCAGAAAAGCCCAATTCGATATTACCGTTGAGCAGGAGCCGGGACGTTTTGTTCTCTTTTCTATTTCAAAAGAAAACGGATATACCTATAAAATCGCCACGCCGGAAGAATTGCTTTTCCATACCAAATTAGACCTGATGCAAAATGTTGATCACGGTGCACGCAAGGAAAGTTTTGCCGAAGTGGCTCCGGATAAAAAAACCGGAAAACCGGACGTGGTCGGCCGACAAAAAATCTATTACGAAAACGGAGACGTCAAGGAATATAGCGGCACACCAGTTTCCGATTTTGCAAGAGCAGCTTTCCACGCGCTCGATGGAAAACTGAAGTTCGTGTATGCCATGGCTTCCAAAACCGAGGTCATCATCAAAACAACACCTGCAATTCCAGGCGTTACGGAATTATATGAATTCAACGAAGACCTGACGTTGGATGCTTCCAAAATCGAAAATATTTACGAATTCCTGGAGTCGTTTAGCGAAGCTAAAATCGAAAAAGCGATCGAAGCACTTCAGGCAAATCCGGAATTCAAAGCAAAAGCCGAAAAACGCTATGGTCAGTTGATCAAAACAAGAGTCGGAGAAGACGCGGGTATCGAAAGTTTTGAAAAAGCCGCCTTGTCGCGTAAGGAAATCGAACTGTTTAGCGACTGGCATTTTGCCGAAAATGTGATTTCGCTTGGGCGTATGGATGAAGACGAATGCCGCACTGTTGTCGATTTTATCGGAAGTTTGGTGATGAGTCATCTGGATATTCACGAGTTTAAAGCACAAATGGAAGCGACTGAAAACGAAATGGAGCTGCGGGAGGTATATTATTCCGCTTCCCAAAAAGTCAAAGCGGGAATGTTGGCCGAAGCGAATGTGTATGGTGGCAGCTGGTTCGGACAAATAAGCACCCTGCTGGCGAATCATAAGGTCGAAAAACTCATGTTCGAAAAAACACATTTCAAAATCGAAAGCAGCGATGCACTTAAGGCGTTTATGTTCTATATGTGTCTTAATAATGGTGTCAGTATGTATTTCGACATCTACCAATCGTATCTCTACGACCTTACGGAATTCTTCTGGTTTTTACCGGCTTTACCAAGAACGGCTTGGGGCGAAACCGACTTTGTGTTACCGGAACTTACACTAAAATTCAGACGAAAAGCCTATTACAGAATCAACGACGACGGCGAATGGCTTCGAAAAAGTCCAAAACCGGCTGGCGTTGCATAAGCTATAAAACTCATTTCCGAATTTTTCGGAGCCCTTAACCAACCAAACTACAATGGCTACACAAATGTATGAGGTACAGTGGAACGACGCTGTATTAGAAAAACCAATAGTTACCAAACAAGAAATAATGGAGTATTGCCGCCATTTTGGACAGGCAACACCCGAACTTCACGAATTCCTGACGCGTTTCGATTTCGACGAATGGAAATGCATGCAGATTGCTTTCGATTATGTTTACGGTAAACATTCCGAAAAAAACGGCGGCGTGGGGAGTGATGCCGTGGCCTATCTCGGGCTTATTGCCACGACCTTTCTGTCGCGCGAAGGCGAAGCACAACTACAGGAATATGTTGGTAAGGAGCGCTTTATATATCCCGAAAACAATCGTACGTCGTTCCAGGTTTTCGACGATTGTCCGCTTTGGATTATCCAGGTTGTAAAAAAGGAACAGCACTATGCCGATTGTCTGTTTTTTATGCCTGCCGTTTTCTGGAAAGACGCACAAATGCGCGACGATTCCTATGGTTATGAGAAATACACCGTTAGTGATCATAACAAATGGTACGGTGACTTTACCCAAAACGAGCGCCCAATTCAGTATTGGCGCAGACGAATTGGTTCGTATGCCCCGAATTTTATCGAACGCGAAGGAACCAAAATTGATTTTGGATTAGGACTTCCCGTTTTCGACAAATGGCAAAACCGTATCGTGTATTACGATATCAGAGCGTCCGAAAACATGTATTTCCACGATCTTGCTAATCCGGAAATCCGACACGAAGCAAAAGGTTATCTGGTGGATTCGCATAATGGTTATTTTTTGAGCACACCGGAAGGATACCATTTCGGACAAAAAGGAAGTCTGCTGATCACCGACAAGCAATTCAAAAAAATTTCCAAGACCAAAACCAACGTCTATAATTCGTTTGAAAACGATTTCTGGAATGTTTTTCTCGATACAAAAGGGATCGTGATGACCAATAAAGAGACAAACGAAGAAAGACAGTTTAAATACAAAGAAGTTAATTTAACCAACAATATTGGTGGGAATAACAGCACCGAGCTTTCGATTTGGGCGACAGACGATAACACCGTTTGTTTTTTCGAAGGTCGCAATTTTATTACGATCGATAAAGATTTTAATGTCAGTGTCGTTTCACCGCGTAAGGAATTCAAAAAAGAAATCCCGGCTTATTTTTATAGTTGTTTTATTCGGAACAAATCGCTTGAACTTTCCCAAAACCGCCGACTGTTCTTTACGAGCGAAGGTGTCATGATGATAAATGCCAACGGAACTCTCGAATATTTGAATCCGAAGCTTACTGAAATCACAGGAGAAGCGATTTTTTATAACGGTATCAAAGACGAAACCTTAGGCGGAATCTGGTTTGTTACTGCCAACGACCGACTGGTTTTTACGGATGAAAATTTCGAAAAAGGCTACGTGTTTAACTTTACCGAACAAGTTTCCGATCCGCTTCGAAGCGACAATTATTATGCGCAACTTTATTTCGATAATGAACAAAATCTATGGACTTCGTTCTATCGCAATACACTTTATAAAATCAACCGAAAGGAATTGGAAAACAAGCTTAAAACGGCTGTCGCATATGTTCCAAAACAACTTCAAACGCTCTAAAAAAACATGGCTACACAAATTTACGAACTGGATTGGGACGATACGCCCGCGGGAAAATTCAGATTATCGAAACCGGAAATTGTCGCGTATGTTCGGCATTTCGGACAAGACACCAACGAACTGCACGAATTCCTGACGCGTTTCGACTTTGATGAGTGGGTTTGCATGGAACTATTTGTCGACTACATCTACGGAAAATCGACTAAAAGCGGTGAAGTGGGCAGTGATGCCGTACAATATCTAAATATCGTTTCGGGTACTTTTTTTTCCGAAGAAGCCGAACTCGCGCTTCATAATTATATCGGATACAACAACAATAGATTTGAATACAATTACGACGGATCGCCACCATTTGCGACGTTTCCGGATTGTCCGCTTTGGGTGATCCAGATTACGAGTCAGGAAAAACAGTCGTCGAGTGCGATTTTTTTCATGCCGGCAATTTGGTGGAAAGAGGCGAATATGACCAGCGAATCGTATGCCGACAGTCATTTTACCGTGAATTCGAAATGGAACCAATGGTATAATGATCCTTTCGGGAAAAACCAGCATCAGAATAGGTATTGGAAAAACCGAATCGGAAGTTATTCACCGAATTTTATCGCGCGCGAAAGTGGCTCGACGATTTTGTTCAATAACTATAAAATCCATTTCGATACCTTTAGAAATCGATTGCTGATACAGGAATCGCAATTGGAAGCCATGTCTTATTACAATTTGTCGGATTTTAAAACCGAACATAAAACGCAGAATTTCCTTAAAGATAGCGCAAACGGATTTATCGAAAGTTCGGCTGATGGCTATCGTTTTTATACCGAAACAAAACTGTTGGTCACCGATGCGGATTTTAACGTGATTTCAGAATCGGCTTCCAAAGTGGTCAATTGTTACGAAGATGATTTCTGGAAAATTGTACTCGATAACAAAGGTGTTTTGATGACGAAAAAGGAATCGGGAGACGAAAAACGTTTTAAATATAGCGAACTGAAACTGACGACTTCGGCTTTTTCGAACAACCCGGATAGCTTGACAATTTATGTGAATGCGAACCGTTCGGTGATTTTCTTCGAAAAACAGCTTTCGATTGTCGACACGTCGTTTACGGTTACGAACCTGAATCTGGATAGTTTGTTTAAAAAAGAAATTGCACCGTATTATTACGATAACGGCCAAAAAAGACAGCTTGTAGCACTTTCTGCCGAAAGACAATTACTACTGACCCATAACGGTGTTTTTGAATTGGGAAGCGACGAAAAACCAAAATTGATCAACCAAAAGCTAAAGGAAATCACGGGCGAAGTTTTGTTTTATAGTGCGATAAAAGACGATGCTTTAAACGGAATCTGGTTTGTGGCTGGTATCGATCGTTTGGTTTTTACCGATGTGAATTTCGAAAAAGGCTATGTGTTTAATTTCACCGAACAAGACCTTACGGACAAGTACTTCAATGATTACCGTTGGAGCGAGCTCTTTTTGGATCAGGATGGGAATTTATGGTACTCGCTTTTTGGACCGGAACTTAAAAAAATCGCCAGAAAGGAACTCGAATCGAAATTAAAAACGGCAGTAGCCTACGCTCCAAAACAACATAAAACGCACTAAAAATAATGGCTACACAAATTTACGAACTTGGGTGGAACGATACGCCCGCGGGAAAGTTTAGATTATCCAAACCGGAAATTGTCGCGTATGTTCGGCATTTCGGACAAGATACCAAAGAACTGCACGAATTCCTGACACGCTTTGACTTTGAAGAATGGGTTTGTATGGAACTTTTTGTGGATTATGTTTACGGGCGAGTGGACAAAAGCGGTGAAGTAGGAAGTGATGCCGTGGAATATCTAAGCATCGTTTCGGGTACTTTTTTTACCGAAGAAGCCGAACTCGCGCTTCATAATTATGTGGGATTCAACAAAAATAAATTTGAATACAACTACACCGGATCGCCACCATTCGCGCCGTTCCCGGATTGTCCGCTTTGGATTATTCAGATTACGAGTCAGAAAAAACAGTCGTCGAGTGCGATTTTTTTCATGCCGGCAATTTGGTGGAAAGATGCGAATATGACCAGCGAATCGTATGCCGACACTCATTATACAGTGGATTGGAGAGGAAACGAGTGGTATAATGGTTCGTTCGATAAAAACCAGGATCGGTGTACCTATTGGCGAAATCGAATCGGGAGTTATGCGCCGAATTTTATCGCGCGCGAAAGTGGTGCGATAATTCCGTTCGTTTACCGTGATATTCATTTAGATACCTTTAGAAATCGGGTTTTTATACCGGATTCCCGATCGGAAGAGATGCGTTATTACGATTTATCGGATTTTAAAACCGAGCATAAAACGCAGAATTTCCTTAAAGATAGCGAGCTCGGATTTATCGAAAGTTCGGCCGAAGGGTATCGTTTTTATACCGACAAAAAACTGTTGATCACCGATGCAGACTTTAACGTGATTTCAGAATCCGCTTCTAAAATCGTTAATATTTATGAAGACGATTTCTGGAAAGTAGTGCTCGATAACAAAGGGGTTTGGATGACAAACAAGGAATCGGGAGAAGAAAAGCGTTTTAAATATAGCGAGCTTAAATTAACGACTTCGATCTATTCGAATAACCCGAATAGTTTGACAATTTATGTGAATGCGAACCGTTCGGTGATTTTCTTCGGAACCCAAAATCTGCTTTCCATTGTCGACACTTCATTTACGGTCACAAACATGAGTTTGGAGCGTTTGTTTAAAAAAGAAATCGCGCCGTATTATTATAATAACCGCCAGGTAAGAAAGTTTTTTGCACTTTCTGCCGAAAGACAATTACTACTAACCGATAGCGGCGTTTTCGAATTGGGAAGTGACGAAAAACCAAAAATGATCAGCCAAAAGCTAAAGGAAATCACAGGCGAAGTTTTGTTCTATAACGCGATAAAAGACGATACTTTAAACGGTATCTGGTTTGTGGCCGGTATGGATCGTTTGGTTTTTACCGACCTGAATTTCGAAAAAGGCTATGTATTTAATTTCACCGAACAAGACCTTTCGGACGAATACATCAATTCTTACCGTTGGAGCCAGCTCTTTTGGGATCAGGATGGGGATTTATGGTATTCGCTTTTTGGACAGACACTTAAAAAAATCGCCAGAAAGGAATTGGAGTCGAAATTAAAAACGGCAATCGCTTTTGCAAAATAAAAACTATGGAAACAGAGGAATTATTACGAACGTTTATAATTGAAGAAGAAAAGGAACTGAATCGGGAATTGGTACATTTTTCGGGCGAGCAAGGCCACAACTTCCGAAGCGAAAATTATTCGGCGTTGGTCAAAGCATTTCCGAAAGCTGTAAAACTGCTGCAACCACAGGAATTGGAATCGTTTTATTTCCATTATATGCGAATGGGGGTACTTCCGTTAAAAGGAATTGAAAAGACATATGCCCTTTGGGAAGCGGCCTACCGAAAGCAGTCCATTTTTATCGATAAGAAAAAATACGATACGTTTTTTACCCATTGGCAATCACTTAAAGGCTTGTTTGTTTTTGGGTATGATTATCGATTGGAACTGGATCAAAATAACGGTTATGACGATTATGTCCGATACCGTGCTGTTTTCGAAAAGATCAATTCGTATACGAGCCTACCCGGAATGCTGGCAAAACCACATTTATTTTCGGAATTCGGTGCGGATCAAGATGTGGTAAACCGGATTTCAAAAACCGTTTTGGCACTCGAATTTATCCATGACCATTATTGGAATGGAACTCCCGACGGCCATTATAATTATACCAATCTGGTGTTTTGGGGATTGATGTTCGTATTGGTTTCCAGTGATTCCGAAGTCGCCAAAGACACTATTTCACAATTTAAAAAAGCGGATTCTTTACCAAAATTCGACGACCAGATGGAAATTCTAACGCGTTTCGAAACCGCAGCGCGTACATTCAAAAACAAAAAATAAAGTATCTTTTTTGATAAAGATTTCGGATTGAGAATCACACGAAACGAAATAGTTATCCAAATTTGAGACCAACCAAAAACAAAATATTATGGAAAAAATGACGCTTAAAGAAGCCCAATCCATTCTTAAAAAACACAATCTCGAAGCCGAAGGAAAACATCTTTTCGACGCTTTTGGAAATATTAAGCTATTCGAAGCGCTTTTGGTCGCGGGTGCTGATGCGAATCATTTTAATACCTATTTCAATGTTCCGATTCTTTCATTAGCCTATAGCCGACAAGAATATACCAATTTCCGACTGCTTTTGGAATATGGCGCGAATCCCGATACGCCTTCGAGTGTGTTTGAGAATCGTGAACCGATTATTTTCGAGATTGCTTCTCCACAAAAAGGCGTTGACGGTTTTCTTTACCTTATGATCAAAGCTGGAATCGACTTGAATCAGATGCATCCGGAGTCGGGATATACATTGTTGCAACACGCGGCGAGCCGCTATTTTGTTTCGCTTGAAAACCTCGAACATCTGATCGCGAAAGGAGCGGATCCGAATCTACCAAACCGCGATGGACAGACACTTTACGACTTGATTGACAACGGGAAAATCAATCTTCGAAAATGGGTTTTACTGGCTTTAAAGAAACATCAAACGGGTTATGTGGAACGTCCGGTCGAATTCCAGCTTGTTGCGCCACCTCAAAAACCGGAATGGGCCACACATTTTTATTATCCGCGTGGTTCGTTCCGCATTGTAAAAGTGCTTGATAAAACGGAAGATACGCTTACGGTACGAATGTATAGAACCCAGCAACACGACATCGATTTTCCGAGAACACATACCGATGCACTTGTGATCATTTTTTCGCTTTTGGAACATTCCAACACACCATCGGTATGGAAAGATGCGGTTTCGGTATTCTATTTCGAGAATGATCATGCTGCTTTGGCACGTGATTATATCCAATCGCATATCGTTTCGGATTTCGATCTGACGTTCCGCCCGGACCTTTGGAAGGAAAAAGGATATAAAACGCTAGAGGAGACGTCGGAAGAAGAACGGGAACAATTACAGCAGGCCACGATGACGATCACCGTAAAAGAACCGGAAATGCTCCGGACGATCGAAGTAGGGAGTTGGTGTAAAGTACCGGAGTTCAATGTGGCACCGCTTTGGTATCTTGAAAATAAGGCGACGTCTCAGTATTACTTTTTCTATATCAGCAATGGTGGCCGATGGATAGCAAAAGAAGGCGAAATCGGTACGGAAGCGAAAGGTAAAGTCATTGGTGGCATTGCCAGCGGCGGGTATTATAAAGAAGAATACATCCGGGCGGAAGCGTTCGTTTCAAAGAAATTTGAGGAAGGCTTTGAGCTCGTCTATAAAAATTTTGACACGGCCTATAACCTTGAAGAGGGAATCGAGAAATCGATGCGAGAAGTCAAAAACAACGAAAATAAAAATCAGGAGTATAGCGAAGCGGCATTTGAAGCTTTTGCGAACAAAGATGTTACAAAACTGGCGGAAATCCTTGGAAAAGGGATTCATCCGGATACCTTGAAAGACAATCATGGAAACACTGCACTTGAAGATGTTGGAGGAGCTTTGTATCTGGAACCAATTCATTTCGAAATGTTCAAACTGTTATTGGATTCCGGAGCCAATCCCAACGTAGCCAATTATGACGTACCGCTTATCCATAAAATCGCTTTACACGCCAAGGACGAAATTGCCGACGAAATGGTTCGGTGTCTCGTTGAAGCTGGTGCCGATACACAGGTTATTTCGAAGAGAGGAGCGCAATCGACCTTACAGTGTGCTTGTCGCGGAGGGATGCTTTGGTTTGTGGAACACTTGCTCGAAAACGGAGCGGATCCGAATTATAAAGATGAAGATGAAGCCAGAACGGCATTGCATTATGCTTTGGATGCCAGCAGAAACGCGGCTGCTATAATCGATTTGTTGCTTCAGTACGGAGCCGACAAGAATTCGCTTTATACGTTTTATCGTAGGGAAAATGCATTTGAATTGGCAGATACCATAGAAGCCGTACAGAAGCTTGTCGACTTAGGATTTGATATCAATATGCCAACGCAGCATAGTGATTATCCGGCTATTCTAACCGTTGCCAGAAGAGGTTCCGTGAAAATGTTCGATGCTTTTCTAAAATTGGGAGGCATGGACGAAATGCACCGCATTTTGAGTAGTCTTTGCGAACCGCTGGATCGAAACAGTCAATCCAAGATCAAAGAGCAAATCGAAAAGATGCGACTATTGCATAAACTGGGATATTCGCTAATTTCGGTTACGGACAATAATCCAATTGAGAATCTTGTCGACAGAAATCTTAAAAAACGCAAGAAAATTGCCAAATGGGAAGAACAAGCTTTGCTTGATCTTTGGGAAATGGATTGCGCACCGAGACGTTTGCACAAACTCAACGAACTGAAC from Flavobacterium sp. WV_118_3 harbors:
- a CDS encoding ankyrin repeat domain-containing protein, with the protein product MEKMTLKEAQSILKKHNLEAEGKHLFDAFGNIKLFEALLVAGADANHFNTYFNVPILSLAYSRQEYTNFRLLLEYGANPDTPSSVFENREPIIFEIASPQKGVDGFLYLMIKAGIDLNQMHPESGYTLLQHAASRYFVSLENLEHLIAKGADPNLPNRDGQTLYDLIDNGKINLRKWVLLALKKHQTGYVERPVEFQLVAPPQKPEWATHFYYPRGSFRIVKVLDKTEDTLTVRMYRTQQHDIDFPRTHTDALVIIFSLLEHSNTPSVWKDAVSVFYFENDHAALARDYIQSHIVSDFDLTFRPDLWKEKGYKTLEETSEEEREQLQQATMTITVKEPEMLRTIEVGSWCKVPEFNVAPLWYLENKATSQYYFFYISNGGRWIAKEGEIGTEAKGKVIGGIASGGYYKEEYIRAEAFVSKKFEEGFELVYKNFDTAYNLEEGIEKSMREVKNNENKNQEYSEAAFEAFANKDVTKLAEILGKGIHPDTLKDNHGNTALEDVGGALYLEPIHFEMFKLLLDSGANPNVANYDVPLIHKIALHAKDEIADEMVRCLVEAGADTQVISKRGAQSTLQCACRGGMLWFVEHLLENGADPNYKDEDEARTALHYALDASRNAAAIIDLLLQYGADKNSLYTFYRRENAFELADTIEAVQKLVDLGFDINMPTQHSDYPAILTVARRGSVKMFDAFLKLGGMDEMHRILSSLCEPLDRNSQSKIKEQIEKMRLLHKLGYSLISVTDNNPIENLVDRNLKKRKKIAKWEEQALLDLWEMDCAPRRLHKLNELNEYLTKVNSKPMMEKCQQRITEIQAALN